Part of the Aquimarina sp. TRL1 genome, TGCACTGGTGGGATATACCAATGTAGGGAAATCCACCCTGATGAATGTCATCGCTAAGAGTAAGGTATTTGCAGAGAATAAACTCTTTGCTACCCTGGATACCACCGTAAGAAAAGTGGTGATCGGGAATCTTCCTTTTTTACTTAGTGATACCGTAGGGTTTATCAGAAAATTGCCTACCCAATTAGTAGAAAGTTTTAAAAGTACCCTGGATGAAGTACGAGAGGCGGACCTCCTTCTTCATGTGGTAGATATTTCTCACCCTCAGTTCGAAGATCATATCGAGTCGGTAAATGGTATTCTAAAAGAAATCGAGAGTATGGGAAAACCGACAATTATGGTATTTAATAAGATCGATGCCTATCAGCATGAAACCATTGATGAAGATGATCTGACCACAGAAAGAACTCCTGCTCATTATACCTTAGAGGAATGGAAACAAACCTGGATGAGTCGTATCGGGGATAATGCCTTGTTTATCTCGGCAATTAATAAACAGAACATGGAAACTTTTAGAAAAAGAGTCTATAAAGAAGTTCGGGAAATTCATGTCACACGATTTCCTTATAACAATTTTCTATATCCAGAATTTGTCGAAGAAGAAGAATAAATAACCTCCACGGGAAAATATTGATTATCGAATAAAAAACAGCTCTCGGGTATTGAGGGCTGTTTTATCAACACTACCTTGGGGTATTATACTCCGAGGTATTTTACTTTTTATCACTGAATTTCTTATCTGAAAATTAAAAAATATACCGTATAAAATCCGGGTAGTGAGCCTCTTTATATTAGTAAAAACTACGCTCAGATCAATACCCATAAAAATCCTGTTGTTATGCAGTATCCGGCGAATGATAAGAGCGGTTATATTTGCATTCGACGTAACTGCATAGGTTCTACGTTGATTGGGTATTATTTTCAAATTTATTTTTCTTATAGCAATATGCTATGGAGGAGTAAAAACGGCTTTATTCTGTAGCACTAAGAATAAAGCCGTATTTTTTTGTGTTCCAACGGCACTGTCAAAGACCAATACCCCGAGACTTGCCTTGAAATTGAAAATTTGTTTCCCACGAATGCCTCGCAGACCAGTCCCAAAGTGGTTTGCTTTCTAATTAGGGCGTTTTATAAACATATTTTTTTATGATTGTCTCTGTAATTGGTTTTAAGGTTTCTCCGGTAGCTACAAAACAGAGTATAACGAACCATAGTCCAAACAGGCTTTGACTTCTTTATAGAAATCAAAGCCATTGTTATAATTTCTGCCTATCTAAGGCTGATCATTGAGAACCAGGTATGTTCACCGATCAAGTGTCAGGCATATGATTTATGCACCTATGGTTATGTTATTGATAAACAACTGTCCCGTAGCCTGATCATCCAGACTAATAGCAATAATATTCTGCCCGGTTGTCAGTAAATAATCCGCTACTAACTGAGTGGCAGTGCTAAAGTTTCCATCCTTGGGAGCTATCCTACATACTACAACTCCATTTACCCGAACGGTCGCAGGGGCATTGGCAACCCCATCTACTAATGCTGCACAGACCGACATTTTTAGGTTAAAATAGACCGGTTCATCGACATACAATTGGAAATCGATGACTCCCTTATGCAGCAATGCCCAGGTAGCGTAGGTCTCATTATATTGTGCATGTGTATATCCTGCGATAGAAAGCTGTGATGTAGGAATTGGGGCAGCAACACTAAGATCCAGAGATTGGTTGAGAATGACTGTTTTCCACATACCTATTTTAGCCCCTATTAGAGTGACTTCTCCTCCTGTACCAGAACTGCCGCTAGCTACTACCGGATCCTGATCATAAGGAACCCCATCGCTGTTTTCAAAAATCAATTTTTTACCCGGTAATCGTTCATAAATAACAGCAAAAGAAGATCCTCCATAATTAAACATTCCCATTTCCTGTCCCTTGGTTACTGTAGCTCCTGCTACTAAATTCGAATCAAATGAGATGGTTGAAACTTCACTCATTCCTAATGGTATACAGCAAATATGTCCATATTCTTTGGTTTTGAAAACGATAATCCCCCGGGCATTAACCTCTGCCAGATAGGGTAGTGATGCGGTGGTAGCCCCTCCAAAATCCGGAAGCACCAGTTTATTAAAGAAGCATCCGGGAACTACAAAAGGAGTAAACAAAACCGTTGCGTTTGCCGGACACCACCATCGGTGAAAATTATATGGATTCAGGTAGGTCTGGAATATGTACCCGCCACTAAAAATATTGATCAAATCATGTTGATCAATCAGCTCTTGCTGTTCCGGAACAGAAGAACTAAGAATATCAGATAAGGAATATTGCATATCCTTAAACCAGAATACATCCTTCTTCTTAATGTTAGCTCTCCAGCGGTACATAGATCCATCATTAGGACATATCAGTGTACGATTAGACATCGGATCACTAATCGGACGTTCTTTATTTCTGTCCTTGAACTCTCTGGTAAAAAAGGAGTTCCAGGACTTCCAATACGGAAGTGTTTCTGAGTCTTTTTTCCAGATAGGAAAATCATACTGCTCCTTTGCTGTAGTAGAAAGCCATTGCTCATTCTCATGCCTGAATCCTACATTAGACGCAGGAGAATCAAGAAACGTATTCCATTCATTGAGAATATTGACCATATATTGATTGAACATTGGTAATCGAAATAAAGTGCTTCCACTCAGAGTCGGATCAATCCCCACCACATATGCAGAAAAAGGAAGCCCTACCAGATCGTAATCAATAAATTGTGGTGCTTCTGTAAGAATTGCATTAAATGTATGGAGTAAATCATCCTTATCCCGGATTCTCGGAACCTTATCTGATGTAACCTCTGGTAATCCGGATGCCAGAATATTAGCATTTTCCTTACAGGCATTGTCTACCAAATACTTAATTACCGGATTAGATTCTATAAAATCGTCCAATGCCTGGATACAGGGTGCCAATGTCGTTCTTTTTTTGGTCAATACCTTGTTTAGGTATTTTTGCAGGCTAGGACTACCTCTCTCCGGGAGCCACCCGACATTGATATTAAAATACTTATATCGCTTTTGGGATACCTGTTCTACTGCTCTAGAAATTGTTTCTGTTTCTTCATAGGTACTTATTCCATGTTCATTCATAGTTGTATCATTTAGTTCGTGTTTATTATACTGACTGTAGATCTCATAAGAATTGTTTTTCTAAACACTTCCTATGGTCAGTAGCAACTATAAGATACAATGACCCTCCTAACCCTACACTACGCATAAATACCTGATTTTAACTTATTTGATAAACCATCGAATATATAATACTCTGATACCTCATTCTTTTACAGGATATAGCAGGTGAATATAAACAGGGTAATGATCACTATATCCTCCTGTATACACCCCTCCGGAATAAGTTCTATAAGGGTATCCTTTATAAGCCCCTTCTTGTACCAATAAATAAGGTTTTATAAAAACCGCTGCTTTATATAAAAACAATCCCTCATCAGATGGTCTGCTCAAAGATGGAGAAACAAGTATTTGGTCAAATAGATTCCAATGATCTCTATAAGCAAGAGAACCGATTCCTTTGGCAGCAAGTTGTTCCATAGGGTTATAAAAGGTCTTGGGAGGAGCTTTATCAGGAGAGGATACTGCTCCCAATACCTTCTTTATACTATCGTCATCGGGATCATCATTAAAATCACCCATTGTAATAATTTTGGCATAAGGATCAATTCCATAGATGGAATCAGTAATTCGTTTATTCAATAATGCTGCCTGTTTTCGTTTATAACTACTTTTTTCTTTACCTCCTCTTCGTGAAGGCCAATGATTGACTATTAAATAAATAAGTGAGCCGTCGAGATACCCACTTACTACTAATTGGTCTCTGGTATATACCCGTTTCGAAGGGTCCGTATGTTCATATAATAGCAATTCATAAGAAAGCGAATGAGTAGGTTTGAAATGATGTGATTGATACAATAATCCCACATCAATTCCCCTTTTATCAGGGGAGTCGTAATGAATAATGCGGTATGTTTTTTCTGCCAAAGCAGGTTGTGCAATAAGTTCCTCCAGTACTGACAGGTTTTCAACTTCAGCTACTCCCAGAAGTACCGGAGTGTTTTTAGCCTGGTCTATACCTATATCCGCAATAACCTTAGATAGATTTTTTAGTTTATTTTGATATCGTTTCTTGGTCCAGTGGTCTGCTCCATCGGGTGTACGATCGTCATCAAACGTATTGGGATTATTAATAGTATCGAATAAATTCTCGAGATTATAAAACCCCAGAGTATGAATATGATATGTTTTTTTGGGTTGCCCCCAGAGTAAGAAGTATGGAATGATAAAAAGAGAGCAAAAAACATATGGTTTTTTCATAATTTTTTTATATTTACTTGATTTTTAGTTAAATATAGCGAATATCAACGTACACCTCCCCAGAATATTTCTTTTTAACAGCGACTCTTAAAACCTTGAAAAGGACTTCTTTTCAAGCAAAACCATATCAGTATGAATTGTATTGAGCTTAGAAGAAGGCTACTTTCTTTTTTGCTGCTATACGGAATGTACTTACAGCTATTTGCCCAACAAGTAACCAGTATCTCTGGGCAGGTTCGAGATGAACATACGCATCAAGCTGTAAAAGATGTTATAGTAAGCATAGAAGGGATTTCCTCCAGAACCATATCTGACAATCAGGGTGCTTTTTCTCTTAAGAATATCCGGATTCCAATCGGGGAACATTACATCATTTTTTATAAAAAAGGGTACAAAAAGAAAAAATACCCCATTACTATTCATCCAAAGGAAATACTTGCATTAGGAATTGTTTTTATCGAATATGATGCGGTCTTTTACAATGATGAAATAGGAACTATCACCATCTCTGATGAAGAAATAGGAGCTCCTGTTTATGATATTTTAGACGCTCCTGATGTTTTACATGCTACAAAAGATGCTTTTCTAAGTGCACTAGCTTATGATTTTAGTACTACATTTCATCGATATCGCCGCGTTGGAAGTCAAAAAACACAGGTGTTGCTCAACGGTTTATCCCTGCATTCACTAGCTACATATCGTCCGCAATGGAGTAGTTGGGGTGGGTTAAATGATATTACAAAGCATCAGGAATTTACTACCGGAATTACTGCGAATGAATACGTGTTTGGAAGTTTGGGAGGAGTAACCAATATAAACATGAGTGCTTCTTCACTCCCTAAAGGAGGAAAGATATCATTTGCCAATTCCAACAGAACATTTGGCAACAGGTTAATGGCGACTTATAGTACAGGGCTATCTCCAAAAAACACAGCTTATACCATTTCATTAAGCAAAAGAAAAACGGAAGAAGGTTTAATAGAAGGAACCTATTATAATGGAATTTCTTTTTTTCTGGCAGCTGAAAAAAAATGGAAAAAACACAGCTTGCAATTAGCAGGAATCTATACACCTCTAAAAAGAGGAAAATATACAGCTATTACAGAAGAAGTTTTTCGGTTAAAAGGAAGATATTACAATCCGTATTGGGGATATCAAAACGGAATATTTAGAAATGCTGCTGTCAGAAAAACTGAAAAGCCAATTGCATTCATCTCCCACGATTGGAAAATATCTGATAAGGTACAACTGTTTACTAATATTGCGTTCCAAACAGGTAAAACTACAAACAGTAGTATCGATATTGGAGGAACTGATATCATACAGATATCCGATAATATACAATTTATAAGTGGTGGAGGTAATAGCAGATGGTCTAATCCCATGCATCCCGCAAATTTACCAAGTTATTACTTACAAACAACTAAAGGACATAATTACAAAAATGCCTTTTTAGCTACTCAAAGATTTCAGGAAAACGGACAACTTAACTGGGATAATTTGATTCGAGCGAATAGTATCACGCGGCAAGAAGGAAAAAATGCTACGTATGCTATTCGGGAAGATATTGAAAAAGCAACACAATGGAATGGAGCGAGTCAATGGCGTATAAAACCAACAGATAACCTGAAGTTTAATGGGGCTGTCAATTATAAAAAAGAACACAATCGTTATTATGCAATAATCGGAGATCTATTGGGAGGAACTCAATTTTTAGATGTAGATGCTTTTGTTAGCAACAGTGAACTTTCTAATGAAGAAAAAATCCATTATGCCCAGAACAACCTAAAAACACCTAATAGGCTTGTCACAGAAGGAGATACTTATAAATACGACTATACTATGTTTTCAGAAACGATCAATGGGTTTTCTCAGTGTTCCTGGAATTCCAAGACAATAGATATTTATCTGGGAGGACAGCTTTCCACTACTGCACATCAACGAGAAGGTTCCTATGAAAATGGAAAATTTAAAGGTGTTGCTTCTCTGGGTAAAAGCGATAAAGCACATTTTGTCAATTATGGTATCAAAGGGGGAATTTCTTTTCACATCTATGGGAAACATTCGTTTCGGCTAGCAGGAATGTACGGAACAGAAGCCCCTGGATGGAGACAGGTTTTTATTTCTCCAAGAGAAAGTAATATTCAAGTAAAAGAAGTTACTTCAAAACCTCTCAAAAGTGAACAAATACTATCGACTGAGCTAGAATACTTATACCGAGGAAA contains:
- a CDS encoding phosphatidylserine decarboxylase family protein, which codes for MNEHGISTYEETETISRAVEQVSQKRYKYFNINVGWLPERGSPSLQKYLNKVLTKKRTTLAPCIQALDDFIESNPVIKYLVDNACKENANILASGLPEVTSDKVPRIRDKDDLLHTFNAILTEAPQFIDYDLVGLPFSAYVVGIDPTLSGSTLFRLPMFNQYMVNILNEWNTFLDSPASNVGFRHENEQWLSTTAKEQYDFPIWKKDSETLPYWKSWNSFFTREFKDRNKERPISDPMSNRTLICPNDGSMYRWRANIKKKDVFWFKDMQYSLSDILSSSVPEQQELIDQHDLINIFSGGYIFQTYLNPYNFHRWWCPANATVLFTPFVVPGCFFNKLVLPDFGGATTASLPYLAEVNARGIIVFKTKEYGHICCIPLGMSEVSTISFDSNLVAGATVTKGQEMGMFNYGGSSFAVIYERLPGKKLIFENSDGVPYDQDPVVASGSSGTGGEVTLIGAKIGMWKTVILNQSLDLSVAAPIPTSQLSIAGYTHAQYNETYATWALLHKGVIDFQLYVDEPVYFNLKMSVCAALVDGVANAPATVRVNGVVVCRIAPKDGNFSTATQLVADYLLTTGQNIIAISLDDQATGQLFINNITIGA
- a CDS encoding endonuclease/exonuclease/phosphatase family protein yields the protein MKKPYVFCSLFIIPYFLLWGQPKKTYHIHTLGFYNLENLFDTINNPNTFDDDRTPDGADHWTKKRYQNKLKNLSKVIADIGIDQAKNTPVLLGVAEVENLSVLEELIAQPALAEKTYRIIHYDSPDKRGIDVGLLYQSHHFKPTHSLSYELLLYEHTDPSKRVYTRDQLVVSGYLDGSLIYLIVNHWPSRRGGKEKSSYKRKQAALLNKRITDSIYGIDPYAKIITMGDFNDDPDDDSIKKVLGAVSSPDKAPPKTFYNPMEQLAAKGIGSLAYRDHWNLFDQILVSPSLSRPSDEGLFLYKAAVFIKPYLLVQEGAYKGYPYRTYSGGVYTGGYSDHYPVYIHLLYPVKE
- a CDS encoding TonB-dependent receptor, translated to MNCIELRRRLLSFLLLYGMYLQLFAQQVTSISGQVRDEHTHQAVKDVIVSIEGISSRTISDNQGAFSLKNIRIPIGEHYIIFYKKGYKKKKYPITIHPKEILALGIVFIEYDAVFYNDEIGTITISDEEIGAPVYDILDAPDVLHATKDAFLSALAYDFSTTFHRYRRVGSQKTQVLLNGLSLHSLATYRPQWSSWGGLNDITKHQEFTTGITANEYVFGSLGGVTNINMSASSLPKGGKISFANSNRTFGNRLMATYSTGLSPKNTAYTISLSKRKTEEGLIEGTYYNGISFFLAAEKKWKKHSLQLAGIYTPLKRGKYTAITEEVFRLKGRYYNPYWGYQNGIFRNAAVRKTEKPIAFISHDWKISDKVQLFTNIAFQTGKTTNSSIDIGGTDIIQISDNIQFISGGGNSRWSNPMHPANLPSYYLQTTKGHNYKNAFLATQRFQENGQLNWDNLIRANSITRQEGKNATYAIREDIEKATQWNGASQWRIKPTDNLKFNGAVNYKKEHNRYYAIIGDLLGGTQFLDVDAFVSNSELSNEEKIHYAQNNLKTPNRLVTEGDTYKYDYTMFSETINGFSQCSWNSKTIDIYLGGQLSTTAHQREGSYENGKFKGVASLGKSDKAHFVNYGIKGGISFHIYGKHSFRLAGMYGTEAPGWRQVFISPRESNIQVKEVTSKPLKSEQILSTELEYLYRGNRITTKLTAFYSTLQHTSNVSSFYTTALAGTAQEFIREVLVDADQKSMGVEIGASCQILSGLELKTAASIGSALYTNNPNLMITGTGDFLRKQGGTLSLGKSFLKGYHIPTGPEIAAQLGISYRDPQFWWTGISANYFANARINSSPFTRTLNFIQDTDGQPFNEYDPLIARELLQQETLGSYFLVNIIGGKSWKWQRKYTLGCFASINNVLNTLYKTGGFEQVRKGNYRQLLEASETTTPVYGNRYYYGYGTSYYINLYVRF
- the hflX gene encoding GTPase HflX, encoding MLEKKDIAYEKAILIGIITKNQDEEKLNEFLDELAFLTYTAGGEVVKRFTQKMDVPNSKTFIGTGKMEDVKAYVEQHDIGTVVFDDELSPAQQRNIERILKAKIIDRTNLILDIFAQRAQTSYARTQVELAQYQYLLPRLTGLWTHLERQRGGIGMRGPGETEIETDRRIVRDRISLLKKKLLTIDKQMATQRGNRGKLVRVALVGYTNVGKSTLMNVIAKSKVFAENKLFATLDTTVRKVVIGNLPFLLSDTVGFIRKLPTQLVESFKSTLDEVREADLLLHVVDISHPQFEDHIESVNGILKEIESMGKPTIMVFNKIDAYQHETIDEDDLTTERTPAHYTLEEWKQTWMSRIGDNALFISAINKQNMETFRKRVYKEVREIHVTRFPYNNFLYPEFVEEEE